Proteins encoded within one genomic window of Leptolyngbya sp. SIO1E4:
- a CDS encoding RHS repeat protein has product MNQGTEFDYSSTSNLESLEDALGHTTRYLYDELGRLTETRFHDGTRNC; this is encoded by the coding sequence GTGAATCAAGGAACCGAGTTCGACTACAGCAGCACCAGCAATCTCGAATCCCTAGAAGATGCTCTGGGCCACACCACTCGCTATCTCTACGACGAGTTAGGCCGCCTCACTGAAACCCGCTTCCACGATGGCACCCGCAATTGTTAG
- a CDS encoding WGxxGxxG-CTERM domain-containing protein translates to MQATENAAREAAQSAEAAAERAEAAAANTAAAVENRANWGWLGLLGLVGLFGLAGGGKKREVKVVETPQPYTTPEKQLNVYRQ, encoded by the coding sequence GTGCAAGCCACAGAAAATGCAGCTCGAGAGGCAGCTCAAAGTGCAGAGGCCGCCGCAGAGAGAGCAGAAGCGGCGGCGGCTAACACTGCGGCCGCCGTTGAGAATCGAGCTAACTGGGGCTGGTTAGGTCTGTTGGGCCTGGTTGGTTTGTTCGGACTAGCGGGCGGTGGTAAGAAGCGGGAAGTTAAGGTTGTAGAAACCCCTCAGCCTTATACAACGCCAGAGAAACAGCTTAACGTCTATCGTCAATAA
- a CDS encoding ankyrin repeat domain-containing protein encodes MDEQRKNEQRKFAFSSLILFLGAFLIHAYLTPNALFMSAVRSNNVDKAIFMMNLGMSADSYHEQMSVLMAAVAYADMPMVQLLLENGADPNKISLGDTALHQAVAVGRIDMVKLLLQYGASVYSVNNEGATPLHWSASQSNTEITLFLIEQGADLNARAITGASVLHFAALSDQPEQIKILLENGAQLDAKTNGGRTPLDVARDEGSVNSITILKRLLEER; translated from the coding sequence GTGGACGAACAAAGAAAGAACGAGCAAAGAAAGTTTGCGTTTTCATCTTTGATACTGTTTCTTGGAGCCTTTTTGATTCATGCATATTTAACTCCTAACGCGCTATTTATGTCAGCTGTTCGTTCAAATAATGTAGATAAAGCTATTTTCATGATGAATTTGGGCATGAGTGCTGACTCATACCACGAGCAAATGAGCGTACTCATGGCAGCGGTAGCCTATGCCGATATGCCTATGGTTCAACTTTTACTAGAGAACGGAGCAGACCCCAACAAAATATCTCTGGGAGATACTGCCCTGCATCAAGCCGTAGCGGTAGGTCGGATAGACATGGTTAAACTACTCCTCCAATACGGAGCTAGTGTTTACTCTGTAAATAATGAAGGAGCGACACCATTACACTGGTCTGCATCGCAAAGCAATACTGAGATTACTCTTTTCCTCATAGAGCAAGGAGCAGACCTCAACGCTAGAGCTATTACAGGAGCTTCAGTGTTGCATTTTGCTGCCCTTTCAGATCAGCCTGAGCAAATAAAAATTCTGCTTGAGAATGGAGCACAACTCGATGCAAAAACTAATGGTGGAAGAACACCTTTGGATGTTGCTAGAGATGAGGGTAGCGTAAACTCAATAACTATTCTGAAGCGGTTGCTTGAGGAAAGATAG
- a CDS encoding RHS repeat protein, translating to MDPREQRTRYDYDEAGNLVKQVITRFEYDGLGRLTATVRPLGQRSEVLGESVQDEVSKSVISSDTQRQRDVGGVMHLPPPRPLEIAPKEARVIEKTSCIRLIYEIGLQI from the coding sequence ATCGACCCCCGAGAACAGCGGACGCGCTATGACTACGACGAAGCTGGTAACCTGGTCAAACAAGTCATCACTCGCTTTGAATACGATGGCCTCGGACGCCTCACCGCCACTGTCAGACCCTTGGGGCAGCGCTCTGAAGTATTGGGCGAATCTGTTCAGGATGAGGTGTCCAAGTCGGTAATCAGTTCTGACACTCAGCGACAGCGAGATGTGGGAGGCGTGATGCATCTGCCACCGCCGCGTCCTCTGGAGATAGCCCCAAAGGAGGCTCGTGTTATCGAAAAAACGTCATGCATAAGATTAATTTATGAAATAGGTCTGCAAATTTGA
- a CDS encoding PD40 domain-containing protein gives MLFQSFKRSAQIFSAFILIGGAQACLDQPTISQALVGESAFYVSVSNLLQSRSQTSNSSKQTVNLSLEKVASFPGTFESFTPDGQSLVTYEYDTEGGQTRIFDIDGTELASFTNTKITFAPNGQIMTLASPEEQQSSSNSDSDEDVEYTTRLMTSDGTDIMSFRGGWPQFVFNEPRIIIHNQVEDISHLYNFEGEEVTTLKGVFLGFTLGPQDLVTYSNTEAKYYLHDFDGTELASFRTSTAFPGNNFIPNGLQGWQPLPDGQRVFVSEGNQTRLFDRAGVEYGTYAGYGIGLSPDEQAIATYFAEENVSRLVNFEGEELASYQGFVMAFTPDGQQVITSSKGETYVYDLDGTELALLPGNFRQLMPDEGKIIATSPDGETTILHTLDGSETILYRGGAPQLLAKQEVLVTGSLFEQDTYQPQTYFYSIEGAELAVMPGTLGGISPDGEMIAVYSSEDSRTDIYRVSVRN, from the coding sequence ATGCTGTTTCAATCATTCAAAAGGTCAGCGCAGATATTCTCAGCATTTATCTTGATTGGGGGGGCACAAGCCTGCTTAGACCAGCCAACCATCAGTCAAGCGCTTGTGGGTGAAAGTGCATTCTATGTCTCAGTGAGTAATCTTCTCCAAAGCCGTTCACAGACTTCTAATTCCTCTAAACAAACTGTCAACCTCTCCTTAGAAAAAGTCGCCAGCTTCCCAGGGACTTTTGAAAGCTTTACACCCGACGGGCAAAGTTTAGTCACCTATGAGTATGACACTGAAGGCGGCCAAACTCGCATATTTGACATTGACGGTACAGAACTCGCGTCATTCACAAATACCAAAATCACGTTTGCCCCAAACGGCCAAATCATGACGCTTGCCTCACCAGAAGAACAACAATCATCCTCGAATTCGGATTCGGATGAAGATGTGGAATATACCACTCGCCTCATGACCTCTGACGGCACAGACATCATGAGCTTCCGGGGAGGTTGGCCTCAATTTGTATTTAATGAACCAAGAATCATCATCCATAACCAAGTTGAGGATATCTCTCATCTATATAATTTCGAAGGAGAAGAGGTTACAACCCTCAAAGGGGTGTTCTTAGGATTTACGCTGGGGCCGCAAGATCTGGTCACCTATTCCAATACTGAAGCAAAGTACTATTTGCATGACTTTGATGGTACGGAGCTGGCTTCATTCCGCACCAGTACTGCGTTTCCTGGAAATAATTTTATCCCTAATGGCCTTCAGGGATGGCAACCGCTGCCTGATGGGCAGCGAGTCTTCGTTTCTGAAGGTAATCAGACGCGGTTATTTGATCGAGCTGGCGTTGAGTATGGAACCTACGCTGGGTATGGTATTGGCCTTTCACCAGATGAGCAAGCGATCGCTACCTATTTTGCCGAAGAGAACGTTTCTCGTTTGGTGAATTTTGAGGGCGAAGAACTGGCTTCATATCAGGGGTTTGTCATGGCTTTTACGCCAGATGGCCAACAGGTGATCACAAGTTCTAAGGGCGAAACTTATGTCTATGATTTAGACGGCACTGAACTTGCCCTCTTACCAGGAAATTTCAGGCAATTGATGCCTGATGAAGGCAAGATAATCGCCACCTCTCCTGATGGTGAAACAACCATCTTGCATACGTTAGATGGTTCGGAAACGATACTTTATCGGGGGGGAGCTCCGCAGCTTCTGGCAAAACAGGAAGTCCTGGTTACGGGCTCATTATTTGAACAGGATACATATCAACCTCAAACATATTTCTATAGTATTGAGGGTGCAGAATTAGCCGTTATGCCAGGTACGCTTGGCGGAATATCGCCAGATGGTGAAATGATTGCGGTCTATTCTAGTGAAGACTCCAGAACCGATATTTACAGAGTCAGCGTACGGAATTAG
- a CDS encoding RHS repeat protein yields MWEAPTSSPKRETRVDVGCVSFSSTTAVLLLSLKRTIPNQPYPCAQRRLIARTDPNAPYLPSGATIEYQYDEAGNRTAVSTPNGSVAYTYDERNRLETVLDEDSLMLLFMKLMLIVFLKTLMEGTTGERLYSLASRLAFQLT; encoded by the coding sequence ATCTGGGAGGCACCTACTTCATCACCCAAGCGCGAAACAAGAGTTGACGTAGGGTGCGTGAGTTTTTCATCAACAACTGCCGTGCTTCTACTATCCCTGAAACGCACCATCCCCAATCAGCCTTATCCTTGCGCGCAACGCCGTCTCATTGCCCGTACCGACCCGAATGCTCCTTATCTCCCCAGTGGTGCCACCATTGAGTATCAATATGATGAGGCCGGGAATCGGACTGCTGTCTCCACTCCCAACGGCAGCGTTGCCTACACCTACGATGAGCGCAACCGTCTGGAAACGGTGCTGGATGAGGATTCTCTAATGCTGCTTTTCATGAAGTTGATGCTAATAGTATTCCTCAAAACATTGATGGAGGGTACAACTGGGGAGCGTCTCTATTCGCTGGCTTCTCGATTGGCATTCCAGTTGACCTGA
- a CDS encoding sodium-dependent bicarbonate transport family permease, with translation MDFLAEFLTLFLGKLQSPTLGFLIGGMVVAAFNSRLQIPDAIYKFIVFMLLIKVGLSGGIAIRDANLAEMLLPAIFAMVIGILVVFIARYTLAKLPGIKTVDAIATGGLFGAVSGSTLAAGITLLESEGMQYEAWSAALYPFMDIPALVTAIVLASIYAGKQKRDKYLKNEEYLRKEEYAGKQTVAAGGYASGSGSTGEYSSGSGSTGEYSSGSGGNVGGYSSEPGGAPSKRVKIWPIIKESLQGSALSALLLGLALGILTQPERVYEGFYDPPFRGLLSILMLVMGMEAWARLGELRKVGQWYALYAVLAPILHGFIGFGLGYVAHVTTGFSPGGVVLLSVIAASSSDISGPPTLRAGIPKANPSAYIGSSTAVGTPIALAVCIPFFIGLAQATMGGG, from the coding sequence GTGGATTTTTTAGCCGAATTCTTGACGCTCTTCCTGGGGAAGTTGCAGTCCCCAACACTCGGCTTTCTGATAGGGGGCATGGTTGTTGCCGCCTTCAATAGCCGACTGCAAATTCCAGATGCGATCTATAAGTTCATCGTCTTCATGCTGCTCATCAAAGTTGGACTGAGCGGCGGCATTGCAATCCGCGATGCCAATTTGGCGGAGATGCTGTTGCCCGCGATATTCGCGATGGTTATCGGCATCCTGGTCGTGTTCATCGCCCGCTACACGTTGGCTAAGCTACCAGGCATCAAAACCGTAGATGCCATTGCGACCGGGGGCTTGTTTGGTGCTGTGAGTGGCTCTACCCTTGCCGCTGGCATTACGCTGCTGGAATCGGAAGGCATGCAATATGAGGCTTGGTCCGCCGCCCTCTATCCCTTTATGGATATCCCAGCACTGGTGACTGCGATCGTCTTGGCCAGCATTTATGCCGGCAAGCAGAAGCGCGACAAGTATCTCAAAAATGAGGAGTATCTCAGGAAAGAGGAGTATGCCGGCAAGCAGACCGTTGCCGCAGGCGGGTATGCCAGCGGGTCGGGCAGTACTGGCGAGTATTCCAGCGGGTCGGGCAGTACTGGCGAGTATTCCAGCGGGTCGGGCGGTAACGTAGGCGGGTATTCCAGCGAGCCAGGTGGTGCCCCGAGCAAGCGGGTCAAGATCTGGCCCATCATCAAGGAAAGCCTCCAGGGGTCTGCCCTATCGGCACTGCTGCTCGGTCTCGCGCTAGGTATCCTGACCCAACCTGAGAGGGTCTATGAGGGCTTCTATGATCCCCCATTCCGCGGTCTGCTTTCGATCTTAATGCTGGTTATGGGTATGGAAGCTTGGGCAAGGCTCGGCGAGTTGCGCAAGGTGGGCCAGTGGTACGCCCTATATGCCGTGCTGGCACCGATACTGCATGGGTTTATTGGCTTCGGTCTCGGCTATGTTGCCCACGTCACGACGGGATTCAGCCCTGGCGGCGTCGTACTGCTGTCCGTCATTGCCGCCTCCAGTTCAGACATCTCCGGGCCGCCCACGTTGCGAGCTGGTATTCCTAAGGCCAATCCCTCCGCCTACATCGGCTCGTCCACAGCCGTCGGCACACCGATTGCGCTGGCTGTATGCATCCCGTTCTTCATTGGGCTTGCCCAAGCAACGATGGGGGGTGGCTGA